The genomic region GGAGTGACGCGCCCCCTGCAGAGAttcctccgccgccgccgcctggaATTTTCCAGACGCTCTGCCGGCCCTTCTTTCGGGCTTGTGCGGGGCGGGGTGACCTGAGGCGACCCCAGCGTTTCGGTCGGCCCCCTGGGGAGTGCGGCCCCAGCCCGCCTCCCGCACACCGCCCCCCATTTCAGGGAGCGCTGTTCCCACCCCCTCATCCCCCAAGAAGGAAAAGGGGGCTTCTCCCGCACAGAAATCGCATCCCCAGTGTGaccttgaaatttttttctgcGTGTTACAAAGCACTGCTAAAGGGGAAGCGCGGATAACCGGGGAATCCAGGTGGTGGACACGGGGGAGGCGGAGGAGGGGGGAGACAGAGCCCCGCCCGACTTGTCTCCTTGGGCAGGGTCGGGGAGGGACTTTTTTCCTCCCCCGTGGCGGTGGAGGAATCGTCCCGTTGAGCAATGCCCTCGAGTGACGCGGCACAGGGCTATAAAAGCAAAAGTTGTGGCCCGTCTATCAGGAGTCAGCGACAGGGAGGGTCCTGGCTTTGGGTTTAGTGGTGGGGAGGAAGTTGCCAGTTTAGGGCGTCAGGGGACAGATGGGGGAGATGACAGAGTTAGAGGCGACTCAAGGGGTTTGGGGTACAAGGGCAAGGAAGGTTAAAGAAGGAGCTAGATCTTGGGGAAGGTGTGGTGGGGAGAGTTGCGTTGACAGTTCCCGCAGTAACCCAGGGGAGGACAGCCCTTCAGGCCGGACTTTAGCTGCCTGCTGGAGAAGGGGAACTTGACCTCTAGGAGGGCGCTGCCCTGTGTGGCCCTGGCGAGCCCCAGTGTCCTGGTTTGtgtgggaggaggaaggcagaagcGAGAGGAGGCAGGATCTCGCCACCTTTGCTGGAGAGGAAGTGGAACTGGGCAGTTGATGCCAGGAGAATGATCAGGAAGGAAGGCAGTGGGGTGTAGGGCCGCAGGTGGGCAGACCTTGAACTTGTCAATACCAGCAGCCCCCTTTTCTTTCAGAGGGTTGCGACCCCGCGTGGGGATGAGGCCTGGTCTTGTGGAAACTGAACTTAACCTTGGCGGGGCGGACAGCTCTGGCCCAGGGTGGTATGTAATTTTGGTTCGGCCTGGGACAGGGTCCAGGTCGTGCCCAGCCTGGTGGAACCCTGGTCTGGGTGTGAGGCCAGACCCCTTGTTGGAGGTGAGGGTGGTCTCAGAAGTGATTTGAGGCGGCAAGGTGCCATCTAAAACAGTTAATTGTTGTGGCGCCTGATGTCTGACAGGCTGGGGCTGCTGAGGCAGGATGTTTGTGTGTCTGCGGACAAAATTGACCCACACTTTATTTTCCAGGTGGCAGTGCTCCCCTTTGGACTTTTCCTCTAGGTTCGGTGCTAACTTCTGTGAGCtcactctgctcttcctcctcctcctcctaattTTCTTGAGGTTATCCATTCGCTTAAAACATTGCTTCTGGTAACCTGGTAAGCCTGGGAAAGTTGCCGAAGGCCCTGAGAAATTCGGTTGTGTTGGTAATCGT from Zalophus californianus isolate mZalCal1 chromosome 11, mZalCal1.pri.v2, whole genome shotgun sequence harbors:
- the LOC113914941 gene encoding uncharacterized protein LOC113914941 → MVHEAFCNFELLHCCRPTQGTHPIPTLSTGKQHHPIPPRVSAGRAFPPSRLPTQPNFSGPSATFPGLPGYQKQCFKRMDNLKKIRRRRRKSRVSSQKLAPNLEEKSKGEHCHLENKVWVNFVRRHTNILPQQPQPVRHQAPQQLTVLDGTLPPQITSETTLTSNKGSGLTPRPGFHQAGHDLDPVPGRTKITYHPGPELSAPPRLSSVSTRPGLIPTRGRNPLKEKGAAGIDKFKVCPPAALHPTAFLPDHSPGINCPVPLPLQQRWRDPASSRFCLPPPTQTRTLGLARATQGSALLEVKFPFSSRQLKSGLKGCPPLGYCGNCQRNSPHHTFPKI